Proteins encoded within one genomic window of Polaribacter sp. NJDZ03:
- a CDS encoding TolC family protein, whose amino-acid sequence MKLYLIITSFLIVQFSFAQEVSNTSVAKIWSLEESITYALENNITVKDASLNTNIAEVNYDKAKSSRLPNLFGSASQNFSNGNSIDPITSDFVSDQIYSTNVGINSSMTLFQGNQINNDIKQRELLLEQSSFIEEVAKNNIVVSILETYLQSLYSKESISIAENNLSASEKEVLRAKARLDAGEIALNDYTEAQSQTATNKYQVIAAKNNYQQNIIVLKQLLELPPTQEMEVETIDKNIDLINLELNKMTIYNNALGYLPEIKASSLNIAVNEKELDIAKGGYLPTLSLTGSMGTGYTSIRDNTFLDQFNLNFNQRIGLSLNIPIFNKNQTKAAISTATINIKKAQIQKQNSEKEIYRKVETAYQNALSTQEQVIAAEASKAAAEQSFNLAQKKYELGALSTTDLVISQNTYTNAQQNYLQAKYLNILYHQLLQFYQGNDIKL is encoded by the coding sequence ATGAAATTATATCTCATCATAACAAGTTTTTTAATCGTGCAATTTTCATTTGCACAAGAAGTGTCTAACACTTCAGTAGCAAAAATATGGTCATTAGAAGAAAGTATTACCTACGCTTTAGAAAACAACATTACCGTTAAGGATGCTTCTTTAAATACCAATATTGCAGAAGTAAATTATGATAAAGCAAAATCTTCCAGACTGCCTAACTTATTTGGTAGTGCTTCTCAAAATTTTTCTAACGGAAATTCTATTGACCCAATAACAAGTGATTTTGTGTCAGACCAAATCTATAGCACCAATGTGGGCATCAATAGTTCAATGACCTTGTTTCAAGGCAATCAAATTAACAATGATATAAAACAACGTGAATTACTTTTAGAACAGAGTTCATTTATTGAAGAAGTAGCAAAGAATAACATTGTTGTTAGCATTTTAGAAACCTATTTGCAAAGTTTATATAGTAAAGAAAGTATTAGTATAGCAGAAAATAATCTTTCGGCTTCAGAAAAAGAAGTGTTACGTGCCAAAGCACGATTAGACGCAGGAGAAATTGCACTTAATGATTATACAGAAGCACAAAGTCAAACGGCAACAAATAAGTACCAAGTAATTGCTGCAAAAAACAATTACCAACAAAATATAATTGTTTTAAAGCAATTATTAGAATTGCCACCTACACAAGAGATGGAGGTTGAAACCATTGATAAAAATATAGATTTAATTAATTTGGAACTTAATAAAATGACGATTTATAACAATGCGTTAGGCTATCTACCAGAAATTAAAGCAAGTAGCTTAAATATCGCTGTTAACGAAAAGGAGTTGGACATTGCAAAAGGTGGCTATTTACCAACATTATCTTTAACAGGAAGTATGGGAACTGGTTACACAAGTATTAGAGACAATACATTTTTAGACCAGTTTAATCTTAATTTTAATCAAAGAATAGGGCTTTCACTAAATATTCCAATCTTTAATAAAAATCAGACCAAAGCGGCTATAAGCACAGCAACTATAAACATTAAAAAAGCTCAAATACAAAAACAAAATTCTGAAAAAGAAATCTATAGAAAAGTTGAGACTGCCTACCAAAATGCACTCTCAACACAAGAGCAAGTTATTGCTGCAGAAGCTTCTAAAGCTGCAGCCGAACAATCGTTTAATCTGGCACAAAAGAAATATGAATTAGGAGCTTTGAGTACTACAGATTTAGTGATTAGTCAAAACACATATACAAATGCTCAACAAAATTATTTACAAGCCAAATACTTAAATATTTTATATCATCAATTATTACAATTTTACCAAGGAAACGATATTAAACTTTAA
- a CDS encoding efflux RND transporter periplasmic adaptor subunit, whose protein sequence is MKNKKLIIGSILVVILAIVVYSFVNNDDAVIIEAKTVIAKKAKVTTMVTATGTIEPITKVEVGTQVSGVVEKIFVDYNSEVKEGQLIAELDKTNLLTTLSQAQAVYDNAVNQKNYTKTIYDRQKSLYDSQVISRSDFDDANFNYETAKSTVTQRLSDLQKARTNLSYADIHSPIDGVVLSRAIDEGQTVAASLSTPTLFTIAKDLKQMQVEANVDEADIGQVKEGQRVSFTVDAYLEDEFEGVVTQVRLNPTVTSNVVTYTVVIKADNPDLKLKPGLTATISIYTLELNDVLTAEAKAINFKPTRPELTAYNEQQNLTVQQTNERPTERSNGSVVWVYSSNGEIKPQKVTLGASDGVNVQILSGITEGDKLVYSLEGVSKTAASAADKSKSPFMPQTTRGGGKR, encoded by the coding sequence ATGAAAAATAAGAAATTAATAATAGGTAGCATTCTAGTAGTTATACTTGCTATCGTAGTTTACAGCTTTGTTAACAATGATGATGCTGTAATAATAGAAGCTAAAACGGTCATCGCAAAAAAAGCGAAAGTTACTACAATGGTTACGGCAACTGGAACCATCGAGCCTATAACCAAAGTAGAGGTTGGAACGCAAGTTTCTGGTGTAGTCGAAAAAATATTTGTTGATTATAACAGTGAAGTTAAAGAAGGACAATTAATTGCCGAATTAGACAAAACTAATCTGTTAACTACATTATCGCAGGCGCAAGCTGTTTATGATAATGCTGTAAATCAAAAGAACTACACCAAAACCATTTACGACCGTCAAAAATCCTTGTATGACAGTCAGGTTATAAGTAGGTCTGATTTTGATGATGCGAACTTCAATTACGAAACAGCAAAAAGCACAGTTACTCAACGTTTGTCTGATTTACAAAAAGCGAGAACCAATTTAAGTTATGCCGATATTCATTCACCAATTGATGGTGTAGTATTGTCGAGAGCCATAGACGAAGGACAAACTGTTGCGGCAAGTTTAAGCACACCAACACTATTTACTATTGCAAAAGATTTAAAACAAATGCAAGTAGAGGCTAATGTTGATGAAGCAGATATAGGACAAGTAAAAGAAGGACAACGTGTTAGTTTTACTGTTGATGCTTATTTAGAAGATGAGTTTGAGGGTGTTGTTACACAAGTACGTTTAAACCCAACGGTAACTTCTAACGTGGTTACTTATACGGTAGTAATTAAAGCAGATAACCCTGATTTAAAATTAAAACCAGGCTTAACAGCAACCATTTCAATTTACACCTTGGAATTAAATGATGTATTAACTGCCGAAGCCAAAGCCATTAACTTTAAACCAACACGTCCAGAGTTAACAGCTTATAATGAACAACAAAATCTTACAGTACAACAAACAAATGAAAGACCTACAGAAAGAAGTAATGGTAGCGTTGTTTGGGTTTACAGTAGCAATGGCGAAATAAAACCTCAAAAAGTCACTTTGGGAGCAAGCGATGGCGTAAATGTGCAAATTTTAAGTGGTATTACTGAAGGTGATAAATTAGTGTACAGTTTAGAAGGCGTTAGTAAAACAGCAGCAAGTGCAGCAGATAAAAGTAAAAGTCCATTTATGCCACAAACAACAAGAGGTGGAGGAAAAAGATAA
- a CDS encoding ABC transporter ATP-binding protein — MKKEIIKIENLKREFTMGNETVHALKGISFDIKEGEFVTIMGSSGSGKSTMLNILGCLDQPTSGNYEIDGVKVKDLTKNQLATIRNEKIGFIFQSYNLLARTSAIENVELPLLYNSKVSTEERRKRAIEALQKVGLGDRLDHTPSQLSGGQQQRVAIARSLVNNPVMILADEATGNLDTRTSYEIMSLFQDLNKQGITITFVTHEEDIATFSSRTIVLKDGNIIQDYKNENVQSAAEELAKLPKENH; from the coding sequence ATGAAAAAAGAAATCATAAAAATAGAAAACTTAAAGCGTGAGTTTACAATGGGCAATGAAACGGTTCACGCGTTAAAAGGTATTTCGTTTGATATAAAAGAAGGCGAGTTTGTAACCATTATGGGTTCATCTGGTTCTGGAAAAAGTACGATGTTAAATATTTTGGGTTGTTTAGACCAACCTACATCTGGGAACTATGAAATTGATGGTGTTAAGGTTAAAGACCTTACTAAAAATCAGTTAGCAACCATACGTAATGAAAAAATCGGATTTATTTTTCAATCCTATAATTTATTAGCCAGAACATCTGCTATTGAAAATGTAGAATTACCGCTTTTATATAACAGTAAAGTTTCCACAGAAGAACGTAGAAAACGTGCAATAGAAGCGTTGCAAAAAGTAGGTTTGGGCGATAGATTAGACCATACGCCTTCGCAACTTTCAGGTGGTCAACAACAACGTGTTGCCATTGCAAGATCGTTAGTAAACAACCCTGTAATGATTCTTGCCGATGAAGCAACAGGAAACTTAGATACGCGAACTTCTTACGAAATTATGTCTTTGTTTCAAGACTTGAACAAACAAGGCATTACCATCACTTTTGTAACGCACGAAGAAGATATTGCAACATTTAGTAGTAGAACCATTGTTTTAAAAGATGGAAATATAATTCAAGATTACAAAAATGAAAATGTACAATCGGCAGCAGAAGAGTTAGCAAAATTGCCTAAAGAAAATCATTAA
- a CDS encoding ABC transporter permease, translating to MRLLNLFKIAFKAIVLNKMRTLLTMLGIIIGVASVIAMLAIGEGSKESIRENISSMGSNIITIRPASASSGGVRASADEMQTLTLKDYEAVKDQATFLSYATPLVTGKGQVINGANNWPSGIYGVNPDYLKIKVVDLQSGSMFTDAEVKMASKVALIGQTVVDNVFPDGQDPIGQMIRFNNIPFKVIGVLEVKGENTFGQDQDDVVIAPYTTVQKRILAIDYINQIMASAISEDDAPNAVTEVSEIMRIQHQISNPNKDDFTVQSMEELISTFSSTSEMLTLLLVAVASISLLIGGIGIMNIMYVSVKERTKEIGLRMAVGAKGADILMQFLIEAVLISITGGILGVLLGLASTIFIEKFLNWPTSVAMYSVVISFAVCAVTGIFFGWYPARKASALDPITALRYE from the coding sequence ATGAGACTATTAAATTTATTTAAAATCGCTTTTAAAGCCATTGTTCTTAATAAAATGAGGACCCTACTTACAATGTTGGGCATTATTATAGGTGTAGCATCGGTAATTGCAATGCTCGCTATAGGTGAAGGCTCTAAAGAAAGCATTCGCGAAAACATTTCAAGTATGGGCTCTAATATTATTACTATTAGACCTGCATCTGCTTCAAGTGGTGGTGTTCGTGCAAGTGCAGATGAGATGCAAACACTTACCCTTAAAGATTATGAAGCCGTTAAAGATCAAGCCACCTTTTTAAGTTATGCAACACCATTGGTTACTGGTAAAGGACAAGTTATAAATGGTGCTAACAACTGGCCATCGGGTATCTATGGTGTCAATCCAGATTATCTAAAAATTAAAGTAGTTGATTTGCAAAGCGGCAGTATGTTTACAGATGCCGAAGTAAAAATGGCTTCTAAAGTGGCACTTATTGGGCAAACGGTCGTGGACAATGTGTTTCCTGATGGGCAAGATCCTATTGGACAGATGATTCGTTTTAATAATATTCCGTTTAAAGTGATTGGTGTATTAGAAGTAAAAGGAGAAAACACCTTTGGTCAAGACCAAGATGATGTGGTTATTGCTCCATATACAACCGTACAAAAACGTATTTTGGCTATTGATTATATCAATCAAATTATGGCTTCGGCAATAAGTGAAGACGATGCGCCAAATGCTGTTACTGAAGTCTCAGAAATTATGAGAATTCAACATCAAATATCTAATCCAAATAAAGACGATTTTACTGTACAATCTATGGAAGAGCTTATTTCTACTTTTAGTTCTACAAGTGAGATGTTAACTTTATTATTAGTGGCAGTTGCTAGTATTTCGTTATTAATTGGAGGTATTGGAATTATGAATATCATGTATGTTTCTGTAAAAGAACGTACCAAAGAAATTGGTTTAAGAATGGCTGTTGGAGCAAAAGGAGCTGATATTTTAATGCAATTCTTAATTGAAGCCGTGTTAATCAGTATAACTGGCGGAATTTTAGGTGTACTTTTAGGACTCGCATCAACCATATTTATTGAAAAATTCTTAAATTGGCCAACAAGTGTAGCAATGTATTCTGTTGTAATTTCCTTTGCTGTTTGTGCTGTGACTGGTATCTTTTTTGGATGGTATCCTGCAAGAAAAGCATCAGCTTTAGACCCTATTACAGCATTGCGTTATGAATAA
- a CDS encoding sensor histidine kinase, giving the protein MKKNKKVTLFSHLIVWFTLFSIPYVLSYGLEEEINRVISRFWIPLFFYAILFYTNYFVLIDRFLFKNQTIKYILINGAIIMVFLTIKSQIDALFFTDIIRKSSSNTSVGPPFKMIIYVQMLSYLAPVLFSAAIKTTKRLIKTEAQRKEATNSKLESELQHLHYQLQPHFFFNSLNNIYSMVDISPEQAKKSIHSLSKLMRYMLYETNMDVLPLSKEIDFMKKYIDLMKLRVSDKTEVSYNFPEEETGIKIAPLLFISLIENAFKHGVSATKESYINISMTSNEKTVQFAIENDNFPKKTNDKSGSGIGLQNVEKRLQLLYPNKHSFNTRIVNNRFLIDLKIETA; this is encoded by the coding sequence ATGAAAAAAAATAAAAAAGTAACCCTTTTTTCGCACCTTATTGTTTGGTTTACCTTATTTAGTATTCCTTATGTGCTATCTTATGGTCTAGAAGAAGAAATTAATAGAGTTATCTCTCGTTTTTGGATTCCCTTATTTTTTTATGCCATTCTTTTTTACACCAATTATTTTGTATTAATAGACAGGTTTCTTTTTAAGAATCAAACCATTAAATACATCCTAATAAATGGTGCTATTATTATGGTGTTTTTAACAATAAAATCGCAAATTGATGCACTTTTTTTTACTGATATAATTAGAAAATCATCAAGCAATACTAGTGTTGGACCACCATTTAAAATGATTATTTATGTGCAAATGCTATCTTATTTAGCTCCTGTACTTTTTTCAGCTGCCATTAAAACCACTAAGCGATTAATAAAAACAGAAGCACAACGTAAGGAAGCGACGAATTCTAAACTAGAATCAGAATTACAACATTTGCATTACCAGCTGCAACCGCATTTCTTTTTTAATTCGCTTAACAATATATATTCTATGGTGGATATTTCGCCAGAACAGGCAAAAAAATCCATTCATAGTTTAAGTAAATTAATGCGTTATATGCTGTATGAAACCAATATGGATGTATTACCACTTTCTAAAGAAATCGATTTTATGAAAAAGTATATCGATTTAATGAAGTTAAGAGTTTCGGATAAAACAGAAGTTAGTTATAATTTTCCTGAAGAAGAAACTGGTATTAAAATAGCACCATTGTTATTTATTTCATTAATTGAAAACGCATTTAAACATGGTGTGTCTGCAACTAAAGAAAGTTATATTAATATTTCTATGACATCAAATGAAAAAACAGTTCAATTTGCCATTGAAAACGATAATTTTCCTAAAAAAACAAACGATAAAAGTGGTTCTGGAATAGGGCTTCAAAATGTTGAGAAGCGGTTACAATTACTTTACCCTAATAAACATAGTTTTAATACGCGTATAGTGAATAATCGTTTTTTAATAGATTTAAAAATAGAAACAGCTTAA
- a CDS encoding LytTR family DNA-binding domain-containing protein encodes MSNLKITCVIVDDEPMALNLVESYVEKTPFLELKQKCSSAIEAMEFIKTEPVDLLFLDIQMPDLTGIEFSKMLPKETRVIFTTAFDQYALEGFKVEALDYLLKPFDYAEFLAAANKANTWFDLVKGKGEKQQVLSPEKEFLFVKSEYKQLRIKLADVLYFEGLKDYIKIWLKDNPKAILTLMSLKSLEAELPETQFMRVHRSFIVSLKNIEVIERSQIIINKQRITVSEQYKPKFLAFVNGNSLQN; translated from the coding sequence ATGAGTAACTTAAAAATTACATGTGTTATTGTAGATGATGAACCAATGGCGTTAAATCTAGTGGAAAGTTATGTCGAAAAAACGCCTTTTTTAGAGCTTAAACAAAAATGTAGTAGTGCTATTGAAGCTATGGAGTTTATTAAAACGGAACCTGTAGATTTATTGTTTTTAGACATACAAATGCCCGATTTAACTGGTATTGAGTTTTCTAAAATGCTACCAAAAGAAACACGTGTAATCTTTACTACGGCTTTCGATCAATATGCTTTAGAAGGTTTTAAGGTTGAAGCTTTAGATTATTTACTAAAACCTTTTGATTATGCTGAATTTCTTGCCGCAGCCAACAAAGCAAATACCTGGTTCGATTTGGTAAAAGGAAAAGGGGAGAAGCAACAAGTTTTATCGCCCGAAAAAGAGTTTCTTTTTGTAAAATCTGAATACAAGCAATTACGGATAAAATTGGCTGATGTCTTGTATTTTGAAGGCTTAAAAGATTATATAAAAATATGGTTGAAAGATAATCCGAAAGCCATTTTAACATTAATGAGCTTAAAATCTTTAGAAGCCGAACTGCCTGAAACACAATTTATGCGTGTACATCGATCTTTTATAGTTTCCTTAAAGAATATAGAAGTTATAGAACGTAGTCAGATTATTATAAACAAACAACGTATTACAGTTTCAGAACAATACAAGCCTAAATTCTTAGCATTTGTAAATGGTAATTCATTACAAAACTAG
- a CDS encoding DUF1800 family protein, with the protein MKLAHIQHLYNRVGFGITPKELARLSKKSKKNVVNELFASSKKITILSVDTSFLKGISFKDAKDKNKRKELQKNSRKKVQELSTAWFERLNNPSEILREKMTLFWANHFVCENRNILFVQSYNNMLRENALGDFRNFTKSVSKEAAMLSYLNNKQNKKKSPNENFARELMELFTLGQDNYTEQDIKESARSFTGYNHNFKGQFNFKQGQHDAEEKTFFSKSGYFKGDDIIDIILEEKQCARFISEKIYSYFVNENISINHVDEMVEVFYKDYNIENLMRFVLLSNWFYNDENIGTKIKSPIEFLVGINTIVPYKIEKPKQVLLLQRLLGQILLSPPNVAGWQTGRNWIDSNTIVTRLRLPSVLLNNAEIAYSEIGDEETMITNFKKRKLRKKAFIKVSADWSSFEENYKKESNKELVHQIITSKINSGTEEMLERNQQLSKHDFVVQLMSLPEYQLC; encoded by the coding sequence ATGAAATTAGCACACATACAACATTTATATAACAGAGTTGGTTTTGGTATTACACCAAAAGAATTGGCTCGTTTATCTAAGAAAAGTAAAAAAAACGTTGTGAACGAGTTATTTGCTTCTTCTAAGAAAATAACTATTTTATCTGTAGATACTTCTTTTTTAAAAGGTATTTCTTTTAAAGATGCCAAGGATAAAAACAAACGTAAAGAACTTCAAAAAAATAGTAGGAAAAAAGTACAAGAACTTTCTACAGCTTGGTTTGAACGTTTAAATAATCCATCAGAAATTTTACGTGAAAAAATGACCTTGTTTTGGGCGAATCATTTTGTGTGTGAAAATAGAAACATATTATTTGTACAGAGTTACAATAATATGTTGCGTGAAAATGCTTTGGGAGATTTTAGAAATTTCACAAAATCGGTTTCTAAAGAAGCCGCTATGCTTTCTTATTTAAACAACAAACAGAACAAGAAAAAAAGTCCGAATGAGAATTTTGCACGCGAATTAATGGAACTTTTTACGTTGGGACAAGACAATTATACAGAACAAGATATAAAAGAGTCTGCAAGATCATTTACAGGATATAACCATAATTTTAAAGGACAATTCAATTTTAAACAAGGACAACATGATGCCGAAGAAAAAACATTCTTTAGTAAATCGGGCTATTTTAAGGGTGATGATATTATAGATATCATTCTAGAAGAGAAACAATGTGCACGTTTTATATCAGAAAAAATTTACAGCTATTTTGTTAACGAAAACATTAGTATTAACCATGTAGATGAAATGGTAGAGGTGTTTTATAAAGATTATAATATAGAAAATCTAATGCGTTTTGTATTGCTTTCTAATTGGTTTTATAACGATGAAAATATTGGAACGAAAATAAAATCGCCTATTGAATTTTTAGTGGGTATAAACACTATTGTACCTTATAAAATAGAAAAACCAAAACAAGTTTTATTATTGCAACGTTTATTAGGGCAAATTTTATTGAGTCCGCCAAATGTTGCTGGCTGGCAAACGGGTAGAAATTGGATTGACAGCAATACCATTGTTACCCGTTTGCGTCTACCTTCTGTTTTGTTAAACAATGCAGAAATTGCGTATTCAGAAATTGGTGATGAAGAAACCATGATTACCAATTTTAAGAAAAGAAAATTGCGTAAAAAAGCTTTCATAAAAGTTTCTGCAGATTGGAGTTCTTTTGAAGAAAATTATAAAAAGGAATCTAATAAGGAATTGGTACATCAAATTATAACATCAAAAATTAATAGTGGAACCGAAGAAATGTTAGAAAGAAATCAGCAACTTTCTAAGCACGATTTTGTTGTGCAATTAATGAGTTTACCAGAATATCAACTTTGCTAA
- a CDS encoding DUF1501 domain-containing protein, with product MKRRDFLKQTTFASGMFFVPQFLKAFEQLPNKTFSNKKVVIIQLKGGNDGLNTVVPFNNDIYYQQRNNIAIKQNDVFKISDELGLHKSLQPLQDLYNKGFVSIINNVGYPNPNLSHFRSTDIWQTASDSNEYLQNGWVGRYLDYTKGNPYAAIEVDESLSLMMKGNTQNGLAITDPKMFYNSMRAPFFNNVVTNYNDAHLSEHNLGYLYNTMIDAKSSAKHIFEKSNTKSTSAEYPKNIFGKQLNTISQFINSGLETQVYYAGLSGFDTHANQAGTQERLLKVYAESMEVFINDLQKNNTFDDVLILTFSEFGRRVKQNESKGTDHGTANNVFVMGKNLKKQGLYNNLPNLGDLDKNGNLKYEIDFREIYATILDKWLQVDDVAILNKSFSKLNFV from the coding sequence ATGAAACGTAGAGATTTTTTAAAACAGACAACTTTTGCTTCAGGAATGTTTTTTGTTCCTCAATTTTTAAAAGCTTTTGAACAGCTTCCAAATAAAACATTTAGCAATAAAAAAGTAGTAATTATTCAGTTAAAAGGAGGTAATGATGGCTTAAATACGGTGGTTCCTTTTAACAACGATATTTATTATCAACAAAGAAATAACATCGCTATAAAACAAAACGATGTATTTAAAATTTCTGATGAGCTTGGTTTACACAAAAGCCTACAACCTTTGCAAGATTTATACAACAAAGGCTTTGTAAGTATTATAAATAATGTGGGGTATCCGAACCCTAATTTATCTCATTTTAGATCTACAGATATTTGGCAAACGGCTAGTGATAGTAATGAGTACTTACAAAATGGTTGGGTAGGGCGTTATTTAGATTATACCAAAGGAAATCCATATGCTGCTATTGAGGTAGATGAAAGTTTGTCTTTAATGATGAAAGGAAATACACAAAACGGATTGGCAATTACAGATCCAAAAATGTTTTATAATTCTATGCGAGCTCCCTTTTTTAACAATGTGGTAACCAATTATAATGATGCCCATTTAAGTGAACATAATTTAGGGTATTTGTACAATACTATGATTGATGCAAAATCATCTGCAAAACACATTTTTGAAAAAAGTAATACAAAAAGTACTTCTGCAGAATATCCTAAAAACATCTTTGGAAAGCAGTTGAATACTATTTCTCAGTTTATAAATTCTGGTCTAGAAACACAAGTATATTATGCGGGTTTAAGTGGTTTTGATACACATGCAAACCAAGCAGGTACACAAGAAAGATTATTAAAAGTATATGCAGAAAGTATGGAGGTTTTTATCAACGATCTACAGAAAAATAATACGTTTGATGATGTTTTAATTCTTACGTTTTCAGAATTTGGTAGACGTGTAAAACAAAATGAATCTAAAGGAACAGATCACGGAACAGCCAACAATGTTTTTGTGATGGGAAAAAACTTAAAGAAACAAGGTTTGTATAATAATTTACCAAATTTGGGCGATTTAGATAAAAACGGAAATCTTAAATATGAAATAGATTTTAGAGAGATTTATGCAACAATTTTAGACAAATGGTTACAAGTAGATGATGTGGCTATTTTGAATAAATCATTTTCTAAATTGAATTTTGTTTAA
- a CDS encoding ATP-binding protein, with protein sequence MINKRLLIKNLLSHNDENSFYDKKQKLSLSAKDGKAKFLKHICALSNSNPENNSYIVIGVEDEENKIIGVDFYDDSKIQNLVNAYLKNPPKIEYENVPFPSLQRHKVIGLVTIHPNNKITSLLKNTWKYSKGTTFYRRGSNSIPSSGNFELRNTNKDIVEAIEKNARNNIELTLDGVFDFINNHKPAYNPQYKVFNEQFVLCWAGEKKLINDEIYFSRVDIELINEQVKLFFSALDDVQISYNQHSFIITEYIYLGLEKQEELYPLEKTIIHFKENGQHDIVKEFLFVPPKFDVNIIHHIYNDCNAIVKKIENNIPLSVIEDVDVLRLPTNYLICYLHGYVDVSKQLKKVKTYLKDLKDKTTYIKYKEAMRVIRKVQYH encoded by the coding sequence ATGATAAACAAAAGACTTTTAATCAAAAACCTACTTTCTCACAACGATGAGAATAGTTTTTATGATAAAAAGCAAAAATTATCATTAAGTGCAAAAGATGGAAAAGCAAAGTTTTTAAAACATATTTGTGCGCTTTCAAACTCAAATCCAGAAAATAATTCTTACATCGTTATTGGTGTAGAAGATGAAGAAAACAAAATTATTGGTGTCGATTTTTATGATGATAGCAAGATTCAGAATTTGGTGAATGCGTATTTAAAAAATCCACCAAAAATTGAATACGAAAATGTTCCTTTTCCTAGCTTACAGCGTCATAAAGTTATTGGTTTGGTTACCATTCATCCGAATAATAAAATTACATCACTTTTAAAGAATACTTGGAAATATAGCAAAGGAACTACTTTTTACAGAAGAGGAAGTAACTCTATACCTTCTTCCGGAAATTTTGAATTGCGAAACACTAATAAAGATATTGTGGAAGCTATCGAAAAAAATGCGCGCAATAATATAGAATTAACCTTAGATGGTGTTTTCGATTTCATCAACAATCATAAACCTGCCTACAACCCACAGTACAAAGTTTTTAATGAGCAATTTGTGCTATGTTGGGCAGGAGAAAAAAAGCTTATAAACGATGAAATTTACTTTTCTAGAGTAGATATAGAATTAATTAACGAGCAAGTAAAGTTGTTTTTTTCTGCTTTAGATGATGTACAAATTAGTTATAATCAGCACTCTTTTATTATCACCGAATACATCTATTTAGGATTAGAAAAGCAGGAAGAATTGTATCCTTTAGAGAAAACAATTATCCATTTTAAAGAAAACGGACAGCATGATATTGTAAAAGAATTCTTGTTTGTTCCTCCAAAATTTGATGTAAATATTATACATCACATTTACAATGATTGCAATGCTATTGTAAAAAAAATTGAAAACAACATCCCTCTTTCTGTAATTGAAGATGTGGATGTGTTACGTTTACCTACCAATTATTTAATCTGTTATTTACACGGTTATGTAGACGTCTCTAAACAGTTAAAGAAGGTAAAAACCTACCTAAAAGATTTAAAAGATAAAACAACGTATATAAAGTATAAGGAAGCTATGCGTGTAATTAGAAAAGTGCAGTATCATTAA